Below is a genomic region from Alosa sapidissima isolate fAloSap1 chromosome 19, fAloSap1.pri, whole genome shotgun sequence.
TCAGATGGTATGTGGGATTGAGGTCTAACTGTTATAAATCTAAGTAGTGCCTGTGTATGATTGACTTAAGTTGAATggagttttctttttctgtagaGAGATGACCAAGTCCCTGAGCGTAAATATTACTGCATAAAGATTATTAAACACAATTCTTTGTGTTTATATTCCTTTGAACTTAAATGCCATGTGTTGTATGTAAGatattttattgttttcctTTTTAAGGTGGTAAACCTGACTTGATTGTAGGCCAGCCACTGTGTTAACATAATAGGTTGATTGAGCAGCAGTGTCTGCGTCATGAGATGAGGGTGCCCAAACCAAGCATGACACAACTGGGCTTTCAgcgaaaataaaataattacaaaCATTTTCCTACTCAAACATTTTGTCTGCCTTCGCTGTGAGCCATAGAAAATAAGTGAAatatacgacggagtattagggccacacatgaaggaatatttttgccatgtcgacgttaaactcgacatttcgagaataaagttgaaatataatTTTCTACTTTAATCTcaacgtgtcgactttaaaatcgacatgctgacattaaactcgaaataaagtttaaacatagcctacagtttaagctatacgtagcctacatgttatTGTAGgtttatttcagatagattgctagattgcagatattcagatagattgcgtcttctcattgccgtcatcgtgaagcgtTGTATCTCGCGGTTATACCATGCACCATTATATAGatagaataatacatgtttccaatgatataatgtttctatagtaggctacatttcactctgttttacgtgggtgaggccaccgcacatccaaataactgacCTCATGACCCACGtacaggccgtcactctccataggttaacatggcaaaactattttttccaaaactgcttttccatgacTCACCTGCAATACATATAGGaggctataaacacagatatgtataagtatataggcctatactctTTTGACCCcgtgagggaatatgtgtgcatttacttaGAATACATGGGGTTGCCTGGTCGGGATGACAGCTTtattcgtccctccatagacatttagcagttgacaaacaaacatgcaatgtgaaagtctgggattggggagcaCTTAGTATAcctagtctagtgcataagcatgaagtttaaccttagatgaaaaacactatttaataataggcctacaataaataaataaacgcaTTTGGCTTTTGGaaagcatttggctgagcaacggataTTGTTCTATGTTTTGGCATTTGGaaagcatttggctgagcaacggatattatgttctatgttttgtccacatgataggcctaggcctatgtctattgttgcactcgaagaaaactgcaatgtttcattcgtcctccctttcaatcgtcccgagcggtcgttctctctccaaactaactttattctcaaaatgttgagtttaatgtcgacacgtcgagattaaagtcgacatgatatttcaactttattctcgaaatgtcgagtttaatgtcgacatggcaaaaaatatgttttttcttcatgtgtggccctaatactccgtcgtagaaATAGGCTACCTTCACAAGCTACTGTGGTGCAGGTTATTGTGTTCTCCCAGATGACATCACCGTCCTCCCCCGCTGAGCGTTGCTAAGGACGCCACGTGCTGACTTCCGTAAACATACAGGATGAAAACATCATGAATCAGTTTCAACATCTCATCAATGATTGCCTGATTGATACAAGACACGTAGAACAGGCGGCAGTAGTGGTGACAAAAACCGCCACTATCACTGCAGCAACCACACGATTTAACGTAAGTCTGACTGTTCATACAGATGACACCAATGAGGGAGATGACTGACGTTTTAAAGTCAGTTGAACAAAATAATTAGTGTAAGATAGTGTAAGCCTTCACACTAGTTTTGATGTAGCCTAGTCCACTTGTGCTTGTAGATCCTTATTTATTTCATAGACAGTTTATCTCCACCCAAGACGTCTGTCATAGCCTAGTGCTATTTTTTTCCGTGTTGTAGATCTCTCCGCAACAAGCTCAAATGTTTGTGGACGCTTTCAAACATTTGATGTCTACGAGAGGGCATGGATTCTTCTTTCAAGAGAGGTTATACACTTGTGTCCGGGCTGACAAGAACTCAGTTTACtctaaatgtgtatgtgtttctcatTCTACCACATACTGTAATGCTTGTAGcagcttttatttatttcacaccCTACATGTTCCTGCTGTAATCAACAACTATGCTACTGTAAACATAACTCATTCATTTTGCCACATTTGCTGCAGAACTGAATCGTGGGTGCATGCGCACCCTGTTGAAATGGGCCTAAGTTAACCCTATGCTtaaatacatactgtattttTTTCTATAGACTAGgtcaaatataggctacagtagatgTAGGTTTCAGATCGCAGATCAGAGTGACCCAGAGTTAGAAATAAATGTGAAGGTTTAGTTTGGTCAATGTTGAGAGGTTGTCGCTGCTTTTGTCTTCTCCTCAGGGAGGGCATGGCTTGCTACTGGTAAAGACAGCTCTGTACATCATTGTGGCCACATACAACGAAAACATGTACCCCAGTGTGTGCGTGGAGGCTGTGGAGAAACTGGGTATGTAGAATCACTGCTGCACTATCATGTAGTAGCTGCTTTAACCTCCTTATTGAATCCTAATTCAACTCACTCCCAACACATTAATAGGTAGCCTAATACAGTATATTGTTCATTACTTGCAGCAGAGTATCTGCGAGAGAAGGGAAGGTGAAGATGATAGTGTTCTATGTTCTCCACTGTGACCCTCCATCCTACTCATCCTGTGCAATGTGGGAGGGATAAACGACAGTATACCAACAGTTGatactgttttctttttgtaatATTGTTGTACAGGGGTTCATTGTGTTATTAAGACATACTTAGCTGTGGTTATTTGTTAAATTTCAGCAAAGAAAACAACTCACTAACTTTCATATTAAAAGTAATTGAATAATCAGATGGGACCGTCATGACCTCAAACTCATCACTCTGGGCTAAAACATGTGTCCAATAAATATTAGGgttgtcaaaataactgattaatttcgattaatgaatttgagaaaaaataactgattaaaaaaattagtgcagattaatcgattccgtgtgacctttgaccctgagccgttctagtcagtaaaaattagactgtaaaatgaaggagagagaagaaaacgtgctgcctggatcattgattggaacatttacttttaaaaaatggcttgatggtgttgataaaaataaagtgctgaaaataaagtcctttgcaatgtctgctgcaaggaatttgcatatcaccggagttcatcaactctatagtcgcacatcaatgcaaagaaataagtgttgacattgaggggagtgttgccttgtatgtgaaaaaaaaacttcttattatggccattatttgaacagtgaaaatactattttattttaatactagtttttgaactttaatgtcactaatgctgattattcaatgattcatttgaatttaaatatttaaaatacttttacagcaaaaatgatatatgcaattaatttagattaattaatcacagagtatgtaattaattagattaatttttttaatcgattgacagccctaataaataCAATATAAATGTCTTACATTCTGTATGTAATCATGATATTTTTAATGATTCACCTCATATTTACTATTGACATACAAACAACATATCACAGCATTGCAGTCCATTGGTTTTGCATTTATTGAAAGTAAtatacagatttttaaatttgatttTACCTCTATGCATTTGAAGGACAAACAATGACATAATGTCAGCCAAAACTAAGGCAACAAGATCTTTCACAGAAAGAATACCGATACCACAACATATACAGACAGACTGGAAAGTGATGGCAGTTGactgtgcacaaacacataaataaaataagGAGATGACTTGCTACCACAGTAATGCTTCTCATGTCAGAATCTGAAACTGATACTGTATCAAAATATAGGTTTCATGAAAAAGAACTTGGATCTTCTACAGAGAGTGCACTGCAGTTAAAAGATGAAAATACTGTTAGGTGTAGCACATTAGCAATCTGCAGTCTAAGTTAACTCACAGTGGTATGGTATTTAGTGGTCAACAATGTCATAATTATAAAaataacatcaacaacagttatTTTCCTTGTGTTCAACACCTCCCCCACAAACAGTGTAAAGGTGACAAATTGCATTTTATGTTGCATACATCAAATTCATATGAATCTTATTTCCtccataaacacacaacaagcataatgacatttctcgACAGACAACGACCCTGGCAACGCCTATAGTCAACTTCAGGGGTTTACAGGTTTTACCCAGCCCATGTTTCACTTGGCTACATCCTGTGGATCACATCACATAATCATATCAAACGATACActgtgacaacaacaacaaaaacaatctcCTGCAGGAGTCAGTGAGAACCACTGGCTGCTTAACATCCACTATGCCTGTCAGCTTCAGTCacagtaagacacacacacacacacacactgactgcacCTGCAACACAGGCAGGCACATCCCTCTCTATCCTCAACACATATTTACTATTTACACACCTCGTCTGAACATAAACACCAACGATAAACAATCCCCTGACCCTACGCAGCTCGTCAGGCTACCTTGGCACCCATTCAGTGACACCGACAACTTACAATATTCatgctggattttttttttatttttttatgtaggcctacccttTGAAATTATGGTCACCtgataaattatgcatgatgaTCTTTTATAAATCTCAAAAAGGTATTTCACTTTAGAAATAACTTCAATGAAAATATTACAAAGCCTGTTCTTTTCTAAGTCATCACAGAGTAGCTCAGTAAAGTTCCAAATGAAAACAGATGGAATTGTGGGACACCGTGTGAATCGTAGAGGCACACCCTGAGTTTCCCTTGCATTGTCTGGTGTTAATATTTAACCAGCTATTAAAGTATGCATTGACTTTGTAAATGAATAACAACATGTACATTCCAAAACCCTCTTACAAATAAGGTTATGTCATCAGTTGTTGATCAGTAACCGTGTAAATATGATCTTTAAAATTTTAAATATGAGCTTTAAAACACTGAGTTCAGAATAtgataaggaaaaaaacagaaacatcaGCTATTAGAGGAATGCTACTATAGAGTGGTAAAACTATACAAAAGGTCAAATGGCGTTTGGATAAGTGCATGCTACACTGTATATAAAGGGAGCTTTTAGAAATCCAACAACAAAAAGTACCATCTGTCCACAGTGCTTTTATCAAAGGATTTTTCTGCCCTGCACTGACTCCACTCAGTGTTTTAAAGTGGTATTATTGGAAGTTGACTGTACtattttttttcatgtgaaaTTTAGATGTACATTTTCTTTATAAGTGCACAACAAACTGTTTGATGATTTTATGATATATGGCAATGGTCTTGGTGCAAACTGGTAGCGAAATACAAACAATATGTATTTTCAGGTATATCAGTGCTTTCTTTGTTGGCAATATTAAAAATatggtttatttttatttatatataatgtaataattatttttattttaggtTTACTTAATGATTGTTTTTGTGGAATTATAATATTTGCACAAGGTAATCTTGCACTGAGGTTATTATTAATATATGTTTTTATGTTAGTTTCAGGACCAGAAATGTAGAAAAGatttacaaacaaataaataacatgATCACATAAACATGTAGAAATTTCAAAGcttaatttgttttttgttaaaagGCGCCCCGATGCTTGTGCGTAGAGGTACTGGTATGGTATTGCAAAGCTTCTTCTACAAAGCTTGTTCTGTACTCTTCTTTACTGTATATGTAcattactatgtgtgtgtgtgtgtgtgtgtgtgtgtctgtgtgtgtgtgtgtgtgtgtctgtgtgtgtgtgtgtgtgtgtgtgtgtgtgtgtgtgtgtgtgtgtgtgtgtgtgtgtctgtgtgtgtgtgtgtgtgtgtgtgtgtgtgtgtgtgtgtgtatgtgtgtgaaagcgaGAGACTAAGCGTCCCTCTTCTCAGCTCTTCTCCGCTTCCTTGTCTTCGGGTTCCACCTCAGGCAGCTGGTCTCTCCAGTAGGTGAACTGGCTGTAGGTGTCCGAACAGGGGAAATCCGACGTGTTCCCCCGGATCATCAGCGGGAATACATGGTCCACCACCTCACACAGGCGCCCGTATCTGCACACAGTACAGCAGTAGAGGTCACTTCACCACAGTCCAACAACAGATGTGAGACTCATGGGCAATTTGTCacacagatctctgtttcttgaggtcaccgagtactgtcggtacaaaaAAAACTAATCGGTGTTACCTAACTTGAGTTGCTTCAGTTAACAGCTAGAGCGGCCAGGCAGCTCAAATGGAATATAAATGGAGTAtaatgctacactctgggggcatgattttAAAAAGTCACTTTCATTTATAAAGTACTTAAAAAAAGTTCTTTCCAATCAAGATAAACATATTGACAAAACCACTACATGACTTAAAGAATTAGTTAAAAAGTGAAGAGTGAAATGAGTATGTGAAAGTGAACACACTCTTCGATGTAATAACACTGAGGTGTAGTGAGGTCTCAGTCTCGGGCCACTTACGATGAGATGTTGGTCTTGGCATGCTCCTGGATCAGCTCTCCCTTTGGATTCACTGTGAATATTCTATTCAATGGCACTCCGACTTCCTTATAGGAATATACATCCTAAAGATGGGTATAAATtgtacattaatacacaggaatagatgtttccaaaatccaaggtaaaaacattTTCAGAAGCCCCTACCCAGATTAATTAAAAAAAGCACGCTAACCACCAATCTGCCAACCAATGGTCACAAATACAACAGAGAACAGTATATTTCAATGTACTGTACCATATGCCATACCATATACAGTATTATACTTCAATACTGACTGAGGGGGTCGTGATCtcttttcaaatgttttttttttcataccgtGGGCCTGTTTCCAAAAGCAGCGTAGAAGGGCTCTGTGTTTGGGTAGAACAGGTGTTTGATGTCGGTCAGACACTCAATTTTGAACTTCTCCGGTTTCTTCTCGATCACCTCcctaatacaaaaaaaagaaggtGACCCATCACGCGTCACTGGACATTTAGACCAGTGTGTTTTGTTAATGGTTTACATATTCCAGTGAGTGTTTATCTTTGGTTAATGTTCATGAATGTTGCTTTGTTGATACTGAGGTGCACAAAGTATTGTGATAATACAGTAGACGACATCTCCATGGGGGTTTGGAGATGGAACCTCACATGCTTCTCATCGACAATTATAGTGGCCATAGTGGCAAAATATACAATAACTAGGAAAGTACACACTAACCTATAGTTAACCTTAGTGAGTAGTGTATTGTATTGGTATGCAATGTCTGTATTTCCTAGGGTAAGGCAGATCCTTTTAGAGGTTAGGTAGATCCTTTTACCTTAAACAGAGTGATATACTTTTACTTTAACATTAGTGGAGTCGTGACTCAtaacttagatagatagatagatagatagatagatactttattgatcctcaaggggaaattcaagacttaAACCTTTGTGGAGTGGTAGAACATGATGTTAACCTTTGTAGGCAGGTGTATTAAAGGAATACGCCAACTATTAGGGAGCTACAGTATAGACTAACTGGTGTAACCCACTTACTGTGAATTATGCTAAACTAGGCTAAGAGTGTCACACACAGAAGATAAGGGATGTATGATAttctcttatctaactctgagACAGACGGCAAATTTCCCAAAAGTTGACGTTCCTTTAAGTGAGTAGTGGAGTGCTATGGGAATTCACCACATAACTTAAACCTTTGTGGAGTTGTATACAATGTTAATCTTTGTGGGCAGGTGTATTAAGTGTGTGATTGTAGGCTAGTGGTTGACTTTGGGCTGGTGTGTTACCTGTGCAAGGCGGAGAAGAGGCTGCTGGGACTGAGCAGCACCGGTCCCTGCGGTAGCATGGTGCCCCTCTCGTTCACCCAGTGCAGGTACCCACGAGTCATGCCCGCCATGCCAATCGCACGCGCCGAGCAGTACATGAACTTGTAGCCATTCCTGTGGTACACAGAGATGCATACTGCCGTTACATTGGAAAAACACTGGAAAATATcatataaatacatacactCAGTATACTGTCTATACAGTGTATACCACTGTACCTCAATTGCCAACGCATTTAAACTTTGAATGAATTTCCCATTAaaggtataagtatatatactcttttgagccctgcatttatcccaatccgtgaattagtgaaacacacacagcacacagtgaggtgaagcacacactaatcccggcacagtgagctgcctgcatcaacagcggcgctcggggagcagtgagggttaggtgccttgctcaagagcacttcagccgtgcctactggttggggttcgaaccggcaactctccggttacaggtccaaagtgctaaccagtaggccacggctgcccaggtGCTTTAAGCGATGCcatgcgttttttaggctaaaacatttttttgtcacttacagcaaacatcacctcaccatccgctagatGCCTGTGTcttgaatacactgtaaaaaaacgtgatctctgtggacaacccaggctccaaaaacggcaacaaaaacaacctgggcaaacctagcccataaaaacataataaactgttccagcaaatcacagacgagatgttcgtttaggagagtttcaattgcgcgggagggagggggaggaagtagcgaactagctctctgttttgtttgaatgtcaacagaagtgacattacccagcatcgcttaaaGCACCTTTAACATAACATACTTATCGTacctgtactgtacatgtttgcCATTCAGATACGTGTGTGATAAGCaagattatggttatggttatggttacgctgttgtccaaagcgacatagaaatacaaaacaatataatacttaaagtGACAATTCAATCAATTGCCGAAGGAAATTATAGACATATAGAATATATTAATTCTAACAAGAGCCATGAAATGACAAGGTGTTTGTTCAAATGACAGACATTTTGCTGATTTAAATCATCTCTCTGTGGTAAGAGAAAGTGCCACCCCTGTAGGGTACTCACTGGCTGACTTTATGGTAGAGGCGAGCAATCCCCTGATGCGTCCAGTCCTTCCCTAGCGTGGGGAGGATGTGTCCGAGTGTGTCTGACCTGAATGGGTGGAATGGTCACAACAGTCAACAATTAGACACTCTCATGACGTAgttacttgaatttccccttggggatcaataaagtatatatctatctatctatctatctatctatctatctatctatctgttacaAACCACAGTTAAAAATAGCTGGCCTTAACAGATGCTCTAACACTCCAGCACAAGTCTCTTAGATAAGATGTTACTGATATTTCATTTAGGACTTTAAAGTTTTAGTCCAATCAACAGAAAAATGCAGATGATTAGTACATTGTACAACAATGATTTTTTAGGGAAATTAAGTAAGAATTTTCAGTGGATGTAGAGGTCTTCGTAGGCCTTGATAATATGCTATAGCCTCTGAAAATCCTTTTGATGACAAACATAAAATATAATATGATATTTATAATTGGCTCCAGTGTGGCTCAGGTGAGTGCCTGTCACCTGGTGATGGTGCCGTCGATGTCGGAGATGACAATCTTGTCGTCCCAGTTCCACAGGTAGATGGTGCCCTCACAACGGCAGGTGCCCTGGTACTGGGTGGTCACGCTGAACACCACATCGTTCGGACCCTCTTTCAGCTGTAGgcttgtctacacacacacacacacacacacacacacacacacacacacacatctcagtcAGCCATGAAGGTTAACTAGGCTAAATGGGTCATTATGTAACTGCTATCTTGCATATGAgcagcagtgtatgtgtgtgtgtatgtgtgtgaggcatTGGACTCACCAGCTGCTCAGAGGACAAACGGAGCGTCTTCCGGTACCAGATGCTGCTCGGGGTCAGTGGCGGGTCATCTTGAGACGAACTCGAGCCGATGCGGGCGGTCTGGTTGTCCTCGTCACTTGAGGAATCGTCCTTCATTCTAAATGCACCAATGAGACGCCCACATTCACTGCAGTGCTTATTTAAAGAGTGCTCTTTGCTTGAGAATGTATGAACTTGTCAATGATGAGAAGTATTCTAAAAGCATGTTAAATGCATATTAAATATAGATTATAATAGAGGGTACAGTCACAGTGTTTGGAAGTTAGCATGTCAGAAAAATGCATGACATTAAATATACATTCTAATAGAGGGTACACATTGTTTGGAAAGTTACCTGAGGGAGTCGGCCTGTGCGGACTGGCTGCCTTCATCAGCTCCCATTTCTGATGTGGATTCCTAGAGAATCAGAACAGTAACAGTAATGATGATTCTAATGATCTGATTCTtcttcataataataataatcataataataatacattgtaTTTATAAATGCCTTTTAAGTCACCCAAAGTTTTATGGTTTAAGTCACCCACAATTAATTATGATTCTTCTGATGCATCAATAGACCAACACCAGAGTATAATGCTGCTTTCACCTTCCCACCTTgttttaaaagtaaaagtccaaGTTAATGGATTTCACAGCAAACCATTACAGCTCTAGAGACCAGAGGGCACtgatgtgtgaagtgtgtgattAAACCTCTCTGTCCAAACCTTTCTACCCTCTCCAGGGGCATATTAGCATCTGACCACAGCACCTGTGAGTTTCAGGCTCCCTGCTGACCACAGCACCTGTGAGTTTCAGGCTCCCTGCTAGCCTGCTCCTCTCTCAAGCCCACAGATGTAGGCTGCCCCCTAGGATTGCTCCTCTAGGACAGTGAACTAAATATCTTTGTCGTGTGGACAAAACAAGGCATTTAAGGACATAATCTTGGGCTTTTGGAAACACTGTTAGACATTATTTTGTATTATTGATCAAACAACCAATTGATTAACACTACAACTGCCAAGACAGGTCTTTTGCCTTTTGACCGTTTAAAGAGTGGCATGTATAATGACTttctttaaacaaaaaaaaaaaaaaacagttctgcTGGTTGAATATCAAGTTTAAAATGTTCAAAAAGGGTCAAAATTGCCGCTTCGGAAGTTCTAGTAGTTATGAAATTATTGGCGCTTCTAGAGTTAATCGAGAAAAAGAATCGTTCGTTGCAGCCCTAGTCCTAGTACAGGTCACACGTACCGACTTGGAGTTGGAGCTGCGCCCCCTCCATGAGAACCACCAGCGG
It encodes:
- the pfn4 gene encoding profilin-4, with protein sequence MNQFQHLINDCLIDTRHVEQAAVVVTKTATITAATTRFNISPQQAQMFVDAFKHLMSTRGHGFFFQERLYTCVRADKNSVYSKCGGHGLLLVKTALYIIVATYNENMYPSVCVEAVEKLAEYLREKGR